The genomic region GCTGCTACTTGATCGGGCCAACCGAGTTTGATCATGGTTTCTTTCAAACGAAGTCGATCGAAGGTAGCGAAGATCTGAACGTGCGGCGCACGCTCACCACGGACAAGTTTCTGAAGGCTTTGGCGCAAAAGTATGGCAAGTGCCAGCTGCGGAATCTGCTCGAGGGAAAGTGTCACTCCAATGTGACGCTTTCCTGCTGCAATGGATCGGAGCAGATCTCGTGCGATCCCGACTATCCGTGAGTATTGGAAACAACAATCTGGTAATATGGTGTGATAGATAACCGTGCTTGTTCTTCCTCGAATTAGATATCGGAGCTATGATGGTAGCTGTAATAATCTGAACAATCCCTCCTGGGGTAGAAGTGGAAATGCTCTGAAGTATCCCATAGCTCCGTGCTACAGTGACTTGGTGTCAAAGCCCGCTCGTAGCAAGTCCGGCTCGGCGCTTCCGCAAAACCGCAAACTGATCTCCGAGCTGTCGGAGTTCCTGCAGGACTACGGTCCAAATACGTCGTCTTCACTGAACATGTTCCTGATGTTCTTCTTTGAGCTTGTTTCGTCCGACATGATCGGTCGGGTGCACAAACGAACGCAACGGTCTACCCAAGGCTTCCGAGGTTGCCGGGCGGACGGGTTGGATCGTAGTGCGTTTGTGTCGCCTCTTGCGCACCCGCTGCGCGTCAACCAGAACGATCCGTACTACGGAAGCGATGGCATAAGCTGTCTTAACTTCAGCCCACAGGAAAAGGCGAACGATCGGTGCGAACTGAAGTACGTGGCCGAGCGGAACATGCAGAGCAGCTATCTGGATCTGTCCAGCTTGTATGGCACGCAATCTCATTATGATGCCGAGGGCAAGCTCGACCTGTTCCACTGTGGTACTACGGCTACGTTAGTACAAAAGGCTCCGTTAACCGCACAGTTTCAGGCGATTGCCGGTTTGTTCGGCCAGCTGCACAACTACTGCGTCGATCGTGTCCGATCCTGCCCGCAGAGCAAGGGTCTGGTGCAGGAACGCTGCCGTGCACTGACGATCGGCGTGTACCAGAAAATCTTATACGATCAGCTGTTGCCGCTGCTTTTCGGCGAGGAGCTCTACAATCGCTGTGGACTCAGCTGCGAGTACAATCCGTACGTCGAGTCGACCGTTTCGCAGGTGTACAAAAACGGTCCGGGTCGGTTCCCGCATTTCTGGATACCGGACCAGATGATGTACAAGCCGGAGGGGAAATCGGAGTGGCTTCCGTTCAATGTGTTCTTCCGCGAGCACGAGAAGTTTGACTGCACTGGAACTCTAGAGGGTGTGCTAGAATCACCGATACAGACTGATCGACTCGTAGACGCGGTAAGTTCTCGGTTTCCCGTGTTTTTCATGTTCTTATcgatataataaaaataaaacattttattatatCCCAAAGATTGTGAACAAGTTTTACACGCTGGACGGTTGCCGAGGCACCTGCCTCCCGTGCCTCGATTTGGCGCGCAACCGGGACTCGGGCCTCTGCCCGCTGGTCACCTACAAGCACTTTATTGAGCAGCGCGTTGGGGAAACGGGTGACAGCAAGTGTTACAGCACTTTTCAGGATTTGAGTGACATGTTTGACCCAGAGGTAAGTAGCCATTTGATTGGAGTCTCTTGTGTTACCAATATATATTGATCATGTTCCTGTTCTTATCCACTTTCTCATCATTTAGTTGTGCAAGTTTTTGGAGCAACATTACGAGTCGCCTTCGGATGTCGATGTTCTGTTAGCGTTTTTGGACCGGCGTGCATATCCGGGAGCAGCAATGCCGAAGTTGGTGTCCCAAACAACGTGTCTGGAGTTTAAGCGGCTGAAGTGTACCGATCGGTTTTTCTACAGCTGGAATCCGAACTTGGGCGAAGGTGATACCTCGTATCCATTATTTAACGCGAATGCTCACTGAACCatttttttgcacattttcaGGTGCTCGTCATTTGATCGAAATCCTGGACTTTACCGCACTGCTGGCTCTGTTTACCAATATGCATGAGGTGCCGCTTGAGCCATTTGTCGTCGACAGCCCAAAGGTAGCTGCTAAAGATGTTAGAAAGTATCTGGAGAGCGTTGAATACTTGTTCTGCCAGTTGTGAATTGATGAGAAAGAATGATTacttcattattattattttagcGTTCGTAATTGTTTCTGAAATTCATATTATGTTTAATCTACATTAATAAAAGGTACTAGTGTTTGCATATCGATTTGAAAATATCTCTTTTCAAAGATTGtccaatttattcaatttgaaaACCGCTCCTATATCCTATCGATAAAATGAAATTCGAAAACGAGTAAGAACGGTCATAAACTTCACTCATGTATAACCAATCGAATCGGGTGCGTGAGGTGCATACTAAAACAGCATTTCATACATTTCTTGTACTTGGTTTACGGTATGCAAAAACCACTCGCGAAGGATAGCGCGACTTAATGCTACCGGATTTCATTTGGCTTCACCTCGAAACGTTAGTACTGGTCATAAAAGATAGGACTCTTAAAAAGCAACACTGTACCAGGCAAACGTGTACGTACCATCGTTACAAAAAGCACATACAGAGACGTTCCCTTTGGTACGCGAAGCACGTACATTAATGGTTAATCTATGTGGAATTATTTTggcgaaagtgaaagaaaaccaaacagaATAACACGGGATGAGCTGCTGTTGTTCATGACTAGCATCATCGGCTCAAGGGTGGGCGTTTGAAAGCTaaaacaggaaaagaaaaacaatcatctAAATGGGGAACGAATTTTACACCGATCACTTGTGAGGTCGCGTGACTCGAGAGGGGTTTTCTAATTTCATCCTTCgttgcaaaattaaattaaaaaactttCACTCCATGGGGAATTGTAAATCGTGAGTAACCAATGAGCTAAATGTGTCATTACATGATCGAGAGTCCGAGTTTATCGAGCTCAACATGGAGTCGCAAAAACTGTAATTTCAAACATCATGCTTCACTTAAACGCTGAGCGGGGTTTCTATAGTTTTTTCGAGCTacaaaaaattgtttgaatgagata from Anopheles coustani chromosome 3, idAnoCousDA_361_x.2, whole genome shotgun sequence harbors:
- the LOC131272044 gene encoding chorion peroxidase-like, with the protein product MLSCPSEEKFSELEKEAFIKAVAELLGNEDKSQSSCYLIGPTEFDHGFFQTKSIEGSEDLNVRRTLTTDKFLKALAQKYGKCQLRNLLEGKCHSNVTLSCCNGSEQISCDPDYPYRSYDGSCNNLNNPSWGRSGNALKYPIAPCYSDLVSKPARSKSGSALPQNRKLISELSEFLQDYGPNTSSSLNMFLMFFFELVSSDMIGRVHKRTQRSTQGFRGCRADGLDRSAFVSPLAHPLRVNQNDPYYGSDGISCLNFSPQEKANDRCELKYVAERNMQSSYLDLSSLYGTQSHYDAEGKLDLFHCGTTATLVQKAPLTAQFQAIAGLFGQLHNYCVDRVRSCPQSKGLVQERCRALTIGVYQKILYDQLLPLLFGEELYNRCGLSCEYNPYVESTVSQVYKNGPGRFPHFWIPDQMMYKPEGKSEWLPFNVFFREHEKFDCTGTLEGVLESPIQTDRLVDAIVNKFYTLDGCRGTCLPCLDLARNRDSGLCPLVTYKHFIEQRVGETGDSKCYSTFQDLSDMFDPELCKFLEQHYESPSDVDVLLAFLDRRAYPGAAMPKLVSQTTCLEFKRLKCTDRFFYSWNPNLGEGARHLIEILDFTALLALFTNMHEVPLEPFVVDSPKVAAKDVRKYLESVEYLFCQL